A single window of Dermochelys coriacea isolate rDerCor1 chromosome 2, rDerCor1.pri.v4, whole genome shotgun sequence DNA harbors:
- the LOC119850987 gene encoding uncharacterized protein LOC119850987 isoform X5 produces MNTAPASENGPYSTNHTRPFFYAQPTAQQPFPNPWYLSHVYNPYCVPAPGFRSGNPYFPFYSVALHEYPGYLVPQHPMHTRVNRRPYFNVPPPSPLFYHATRFRHYSGPGKKTVTKETQTDPRQPENKPKKHQDLRTETKGCEAGKMTCVSSGMGTETESTSVKQDSSGSSLMPERDFQNKGSSSSSQYRNIPSGSYAFEKEEVRIEYGNGSPAIQLWKSFKETIPLYDVASGKPVPENIVQRDLFSVSSCEGVIYSPHESEELVSCASYSDERKNALSLKQSGDDGQEKEVQNNEVKLDAEKQGNASRKVKSSVDEARAVQIAELARTVCSDQLVARQDTLFKKSNLKRSAASKTSEEESNLVQQAGLFPSSTEITHDSSPQQKKLNQSYSSTNVTDKSLWCEESVEKYVPSNSWLACVDDMDTNYNYNICLPQRNRQSVISLSSDEMSSKDDEGSSIDDVPVSYFVPDYVLQKSMYAFQKSTEGSEKEKIKSGGSLNEDEVVGREQTNIVNSQNFKSCSEVKIKNMASRGRKIGVLPRSSGQKKIYSLKKKAVKSLSLSEAEDSEEYFVAEEDGDEDEDDLDEVEYFFQEATPYGPLIPGKGSFYRQIGQRVLWKPPKNAIPAHLISWPAQEKIKTKSGFCESTGLAYKSGEKEQDEVAYSDYGYYGKKRLTAKQEGSDHQRTSQRSSRG; encoded by the exons ATGAACACTGCTCCAGCTTCAGAAAATGGACCATATTCCACAAACCACACAAGACCCTTTTTTTATGCACAGCCAACAGCACAACAGCCTTTCCCAAATCCATGGTACCTCAGTCATGTATATAATCCATACTGCGTACCTGCCCCAG GTTTCAGAAGTGGAAAtccatattttccattttattctgttGCACTACATGAGTACCCTGGATATCTTGTTCCACAACATCCCATGCACACAAGAGTTAACAGAAGACCTTATTTTAATGttcccccaccctctcctctgTTTTATCATGCAACAAGGTTTAGACATTATAGTGGCCCTGGGAAAAAAACAGTGACCAAAGAAACACAGACTGATCCTAGACAGcctgaaaacaaaccaaaaaagcatCAGGATCTCCGTACAGAAACGAAAGGCTGTGAAGCAGGAAAAATGACTTGTGTTTCTTCTGGTATGGGTACAGAAACTGAAAGTACTTCAGTGAAACAAGATTCATCTGGATCTTCTCTTATGCCAGAAAGAGACTTTCAAAATAAGGGGTCTTCCAGCTCTTCACAATACAGAAACATTCCTTCAGGAAGCTATGCTTTTGAGAAAGAAGAGGTCCGAATAGAGTATGGCAATGGCTCGCCTGCAATTCAGCTATGGAAGTCCTTTAAGGAAACTATTCCTCTATATGATGTGGCAAGTGGTAAACCAGTCCCAGAGAATATTGTGCAACGTGACTTGTTTTCTGTTAGCTCTTGTGAAGGGGTAATATATAGCCCTCATGAAAGTGAGGAATTGGTGTCATGCGCTTCTTATTCAGATGAACGAAAAAATGCGCTCTCTTTGAAGCAGAGTGGTGACGATGGGCAGGAAAAAGAGGTCCAAAATAATGAAGTAAAACTAGATGCAGAAAAGCAGGGAAATGCAAGCCGAAAGGTAAAATCTTCTGTAGATGAAGCCAGGGCAGTGCAAATAGCTGAGCTGGCCAGAACTGTTTGTAGTGATCAGCTAGTGGCAAGGCAGGACACACTgtttaaaaaatctaatttgaAAAGATCTGCTGCTTCAAAAACTTCTGAAGAGGAGTCCAACCTTGTTCAGCAAGCAGGATTATTTCCATCCAGTACGGAAATAACACATGACTCAAGTCCACAGCAGAAAAAGCTAAATCAGAGCTACAGTTCAACCAACGTAACGGATAAAAGCTTATGGTGTGAAGAATCCGTGGAGAAGTATGTTCCGTCTAACAGCTGGTTAGCTTGTGTGGATGATATGGACACTAACTACAACTATAATATTTGTTTGCCACAAAGGAATCGTCAAAGTGTAATCAGTCTGTCTTCTGACGAAATGTCTTCTAAAGATGATGAAGGATCATCAATTGATGATGTACCAGTGTCTTATTTTGTCCCTGACTATGTGCTTCAGAAGAGCATGTACGCTTTCCAAAAAAGTACAGAGGGCTCggagaaagagaaaattaaaagtgGTGGCTCCCTTAATGAAGATGAAGTGGTAGGAAGGGAGCAGACCAATATTGTCAATAGCCAGAACTTCAAAAGCTGTTCAGAAGTGAAGATTAAAAACATGGCCAGCAGAGGTAGAAAGATTGGGGTCCTCCCTAGATCTTCTGGTCAGAAGAAAATCTACTCCCTAAAGAAAAAAGCTGTTAAGagtttgtctctgtcagaggCTGAAGACTCTGAAGAATATTTTGTGGCAGAGGAAGATGGTGACGAGGATGAAGATGATCTGGATGAAGTTGAATATTTCTTTCAAGAAGCCACTCCGTATGGACCCTTGATCCCTGGTAAAGGCAGTTTCTACAGACAGATTGGACAGAGGGTGCTTTGGAAACCACCTAAAAATGCCATACCAGCTCACTTGATTAGCTGGCCTGCTcaggagaaaataaaaactaaGAGTGGGTTCTGTGAAAGCACTGGTCTGGCTTATAAATCAGGTGAGAAGGAACAGGATGAGGTTGCGTACAGTGATTACGGGTACTATGGAAAAAAGAGGCTTACAGCAAAACAAGAGGGATCTGACCATCAGAGAACTTCACAGAGGTCTTCAAGAG gTTGA